Proteins encoded together in one Rossellomorea sp. y25 window:
- a CDS encoding sugar ABC transporter permease, protein MTTKQRKLSSRTRNNLFAYGLLFPSFIFLSLFTFYPTIKSIQLSFYSGPMTRLQFSGLEQYKGVLEDEIFRKVILNNILFMIGTVPTSLFLAMYLAIWLNKKMAGSSLLRTSFFYPTIVPLIAVANIWLFIYTPQYGLLDNFLHMFGRDDTNWLGDPNTVMIAMIVMIIWKDAGFFMIFYLAGLQNLPRDVYEAAEMEGAKPFQMFRHITFPLLMPTTLFVMIVAITNSFKNVDHLYIMTKGGPDNASNLLLYHIYEVAFTNWDLGKAAVLTVILIVIMLGITAFNYLYLDRKIHY, encoded by the coding sequence ATGACAACAAAGCAAAGAAAACTCAGTTCCCGAACGAGAAATAATCTGTTTGCCTACGGGCTGCTGTTTCCTTCTTTCATATTTTTGAGTTTGTTTACGTTTTACCCGACGATCAAATCAATCCAGTTAAGCTTCTACAGTGGCCCGATGACCAGGCTGCAATTTTCGGGACTTGAACAATATAAAGGAGTTTTGGAGGATGAGATATTCCGGAAGGTCATTCTGAATAACATCCTCTTCATGATCGGTACAGTGCCGACAAGTTTGTTCCTGGCGATGTATCTTGCCATCTGGCTGAATAAAAAAATGGCCGGAAGCTCTTTGCTTCGTACGTCATTTTTCTACCCGACGATCGTTCCGTTGATTGCGGTGGCAAATATTTGGCTTTTCATCTACACCCCGCAGTATGGATTGCTCGATAACTTTCTGCATATGTTCGGACGGGATGACACGAACTGGCTGGGGGATCCAAACACCGTCATGATCGCGATGATTGTCATGATCATCTGGAAAGATGCCGGTTTCTTCATGATCTTTTATCTGGCAGGTTTGCAAAATCTACCGAGGGACGTGTATGAAGCGGCTGAGATGGAAGGGGCGAAACCGTTCCAGATGTTCCGTCATATCACCTTCCCACTGCTGATGCCTACGACGCTGTTCGTCATGATCGTGGCGATTACGAATTCATTTAAAAACGTCGACCACCTGTACATCATGACCAAGGGTGGACCGGATAATGCCAGCAATCTATTACTCTACCATATCTATGAAGTGGCATTCACGAACTGGGATTTAGGTAAAGCAGCGGTGCTGACCGTGATTTTGATCGTCATCATGCTCGGAATCACAGCATTCAATTATTTGTACCTTGATCGGAAAATCCATTATTAA
- a CDS encoding proline dehydrogenase, with translation MEAISKRFFLFLSHNKAMDKMAKRWGSRFGANKLVGGETFAQAIPLITQLNEEGFQVTVDHLGEFVDSTSVVRENVQGCIQSISAIAYHGLETEISVKLTSLGLDISQDLVMENMELILSKAKESGITVTLDMEDSSRCHAILDVYKKLRQKYDNVGTVIQSYLYVSEQDVDDLNQFSPYLRLVKGAYNESGKVAFQEKKKVDENLKHLIKKQLLNGHYTAIASHDEAIIDYTIGLVKEHNIPNDRFEFQMLYGMRNQLQSDLLKKGYTVRIYLPYGEDWFGYFMRRLAERPANIAFALKGIFSK, from the coding sequence ATGGAAGCAATCAGTAAGCGTTTTTTCTTGTTTCTTTCTCACAATAAGGCGATGGATAAGATGGCCAAACGGTGGGGGTCAAGATTTGGGGCTAATAAGCTTGTAGGGGGAGAAACCTTTGCACAAGCGATTCCATTGATTACGCAATTGAACGAGGAGGGATTCCAGGTAACGGTCGATCATCTTGGTGAGTTCGTCGATTCCACATCGGTGGTCCGGGAGAATGTCCAAGGATGTATCCAGAGTATCAGTGCGATTGCCTATCATGGGCTGGAAACTGAGATCTCTGTGAAATTGACTTCCCTGGGATTGGATATCAGTCAAGATCTTGTCATGGAAAACATGGAGTTGATTCTCTCGAAAGCGAAAGAAAGCGGAATCACGGTCACCCTCGATATGGAGGATTCCTCGAGGTGCCATGCGATCCTTGACGTTTACAAGAAGCTCCGTCAAAAGTACGACAATGTGGGGACGGTGATCCAATCCTATCTATATGTCTCAGAGCAGGATGTGGATGATCTCAATCAGTTCTCCCCTTATTTGAGGCTTGTGAAGGGTGCATATAATGAATCGGGTAAAGTGGCGTTCCAGGAGAAGAAGAAGGTGGATGAGAATCTGAAGCATCTCATCAAGAAGCAGCTCTTGAACGGCCATTATACTGCGATCGCAAGCCATGATGAAGCGATCATCGATTACACCATCGGATTAGTAAAAGAACACAATATCCCGAATGACAGATTCGAGTTCCAAATGCTTTACGGCATGCGGAATCAACTGCAGTCCGACTTACTGAAAAAAGGATATACCGTCCGCATTTACCTGCCATATGGCGAGGACTGGTTCGGGTATTTCATGCGACGCCTGGCGGAAAGGCCGGCAAACATCGCATTTGCATTAAAGGGAATCTTCAGCAAGTAA
- a CDS encoding helix-turn-helix domain-containing protein, whose amino-acid sequence MEAIDVILQTEDIHKATELISSKLGNPVIIENKNFELISYSSSSNKFDQTQLKTILTKKCPVFIIDRLKKEGIVHQLEKHTDPIRVQAMEELGFHQRVVIAAKYLGNTMGYIWVQESNRLLENEELAFIEEISSHLGNLINDMFAKVNIKQDRKEEVLWHLLQHEYGSESQLRHDASLVKLTLPERFTVAVYSIASSQYKSMLDQLEKLVQESSFTTNIYSLRTEYQVILVLYGKADTPLSSLELARDLVEKVKEQTGEEDFYNFLIGIGKEYTTLYQMRKSFLEASEVIETANFISPRPESMPREFAQLGIYRYLPTLYEKNTSKDYYSDDLLSLIKNDVKKQTDLLKTLEVYLANDGKGKQTANELFIHPNTLNYRIKKIQELTTIDFNDFNMKVYLYTELLLLNNVEAYYQRYKDALKGI is encoded by the coding sequence ATGGAAGCAATTGATGTAATCCTCCAAACCGAAGATATTCATAAAGCGACGGAATTGATCAGCTCAAAACTGGGCAATCCCGTCATCATTGAAAATAAAAATTTCGAACTGATTTCATACAGTTCCTCTTCTAATAAGTTCGATCAAACACAGCTAAAGACGATCCTTACAAAAAAATGTCCGGTCTTCATCATCGATCGACTGAAAAAAGAGGGAATCGTACACCAGCTCGAGAAACATACGGATCCGATCCGGGTGCAGGCGATGGAAGAGTTAGGATTTCACCAGCGCGTCGTCATTGCCGCAAAATACCTTGGAAACACGATGGGGTATATTTGGGTTCAGGAATCCAACCGTCTTCTGGAAAATGAAGAGCTCGCATTCATTGAAGAAATCTCTTCACATCTTGGAAACCTGATTAACGATATGTTCGCAAAGGTCAATATCAAACAGGATAGAAAAGAAGAAGTACTGTGGCATCTCCTGCAGCACGAATACGGAAGTGAAAGCCAGCTGCGCCATGATGCTTCCCTCGTCAAGCTGACCCTGCCGGAACGGTTCACGGTAGCGGTGTACTCGATCGCATCGTCGCAATATAAGTCCATGCTCGATCAACTGGAGAAGTTGGTCCAGGAATCCAGCTTCACCACAAATATTTATTCACTGCGTACGGAATATCAGGTGATCCTCGTTCTCTACGGAAAGGCAGACACACCGTTATCTTCCCTGGAACTAGCCAGAGATCTCGTCGAAAAGGTGAAAGAACAAACAGGCGAGGAAGATTTCTACAACTTCCTCATCGGGATCGGGAAGGAATACACCACGCTATATCAAATGCGAAAGAGCTTCTTGGAAGCGTCAGAAGTCATTGAGACGGCTAACTTCATCAGCCCGCGCCCCGAATCGATGCCCCGGGAATTTGCTCAATTGGGCATTTACCGGTACTTGCCAACGCTCTATGAGAAAAACACTTCAAAGGACTATTACAGTGATGACCTGTTGTCATTGATCAAGAATGATGTCAAAAAACAGACAGACCTTCTTAAGACACTCGAAGTATACCTGGCGAATGACGGAAAGGGAAAACAGACTGCTAATGAATTGTTCATTCATCCGAACACGTTGAATTATCGGATCAAAAAAATACAGGAACTGACTACGATTGATTTTAATGATTTTAATATGAAGGTATATCTATATACTGAATTACTTCTACTGAATAATGTTGAAGCGTATTATCAGCGGTATAAGGATGCTTTGAAGGGGATTTGA
- a CDS encoding MBL fold metallo-hydrolase, whose translation MDIHFLGTGSAYPGSERDNTSICFSNDDYHVLVDVSGNPCRKLKQLRVDLGELDAVVFTHFHIDHIYGLPSLLWGMWLEDRKKPLRILCDDRNEKKLQEWLSTMEADQWPIAFTIKVETFDGDREDDLLSGGGMTFSCFKALHSVPTVGLEVRCAGRVVVYSSDTEINARIRQYDHIDMLIHEATSARNMAGNHSSLVEVAENYDMDKIGKVVLVHLSDQEPYEEEVAKLDTPKVIIGEDLMTQRV comes from the coding sequence ATGGACATTCATTTCTTAGGAACGGGGAGTGCCTATCCTGGCTCCGAACGCGACAATACATCAATCTGCTTTTCGAATGATGACTATCATGTGCTGGTAGATGTCAGCGGCAATCCTTGCCGGAAGCTGAAGCAGCTGCGGGTGGATTTAGGGGAGCTCGATGCAGTGGTGTTCACCCATTTTCATATTGACCATATTTATGGATTGCCGTCCTTGCTGTGGGGGATGTGGCTGGAAGATAGGAAAAAGCCATTAAGGATTCTTTGTGATGATCGGAATGAGAAAAAACTGCAGGAATGGCTGTCAACGATGGAAGCAGATCAGTGGCCGATTGCTTTTACCATTAAGGTTGAAACCTTTGACGGTGATCGTGAAGATGATCTTCTGTCTGGTGGTGGGATGACGTTTTCCTGCTTTAAGGCCCTTCATTCTGTTCCTACTGTGGGGCTTGAAGTGCGATGTGCCGGCCGGGTCGTCGTATATTCGAGCGATACGGAAATCAACGCACGAATCCGACAGTATGACCATATTGATATGTTAATCCATGAAGCGACTTCTGCCCGGAATATGGCAGGGAACCACAGCAGTCTCGTTGAAGTTGCAGAGAACTATGATATGGATAAGATCGGGAAAGTCGTTCTCGTCCACTTATCCGACCAAGAACCTTATGAAGAAGAGGTGGCAAAGCTTGACACTCCAAAGGTCATCATCGGTGAAGATCTGATGACACAACGGGTATAA
- a CDS encoding HAD-IIA family hydrolase produces MKNLKGYIFDLDGTVYLGKQLIEGADTIINSLLDEGKKVLFLTNKTIESRQRYVEKLNGFNVKATLENILNPTLTLIDYLREHHPDATLYVIGEQPIKDELTLAGFREGMAPSEVDVVVLSWDRDFHYDHLNFAYQAIKLGAKMIATNPDRTCPVEVGDVPDCAGMIGAVEAVVGRKIDVQIGKPSKLTIQAALKLLELKPEECVMIGDRLETDIRMGIEAGMKTVLVLSGVTTEGDLRGTVWTPDYVLPSVKGLLSDKII; encoded by the coding sequence ATGAAAAATCTGAAAGGATATATTTTTGACTTGGATGGCACCGTATATCTTGGCAAGCAATTAATAGAAGGAGCAGACACCATCATCAATTCTCTTCTCGATGAAGGGAAGAAGGTACTGTTCCTCACAAATAAGACGATTGAATCCCGACAGCGTTATGTGGAGAAGTTGAACGGCTTCAATGTCAAGGCTACCCTTGAGAACATTTTGAATCCGACACTTACGTTGATTGACTATTTACGTGAACATCATCCAGATGCCACATTGTATGTGATTGGTGAGCAGCCGATTAAGGATGAGCTGACACTTGCCGGATTCAGGGAAGGAATGGCGCCATCAGAGGTGGATGTCGTCGTGCTCTCATGGGACCGGGATTTTCATTACGACCATTTGAATTTTGCTTATCAGGCGATCAAGCTTGGTGCGAAGATGATCGCGACCAATCCGGACAGAACCTGTCCAGTAGAGGTTGGTGATGTTCCGGATTGTGCCGGGATGATTGGTGCAGTGGAAGCCGTTGTGGGGAGAAAGATTGATGTCCAGATTGGAAAGCCTTCTAAGCTGACCATTCAGGCAGCTCTAAAATTATTGGAACTAAAGCCGGAAGAGTGCGTGATGATCGGCGACCGTCTTGAGACGGATATCCGGATGGGCATCGAAGCCGGGATGAAAACGGTCCTCGTTCTCAGCGGGGTCACGACCGAGGGGGATTTGAGGGGAACGGTTTGGACGCCGGATTATGTGCTGCCTTCAGTCAAGGGGCTGTTATCGGATAAAATCATATAA
- a CDS encoding carbohydrate ABC transporter permease, giving the protein MKKLNYGIIIFLGILSFIPLLWVIITSFSPGNQVINGGFPFWVSNPTVENYVNAWKTAPFLQYYFNTFVIVFGVLIVQLVTVTLAAYAFARVNFRGKNVLFILFLLQLMIQPEILLFPNYQVISQLGLVNTKLAVMMPYWASAFGVFLMRQTFKQVPFDLDEAARMDGCKWYQTLWHVYIPSAKPTYIAFALVSVSHHWSNFMWPLIITDSVESRPLTVGLALFAQSYETGAQWGMVAAGTVMVIMPLVLAFFLFQKQFVSSFMHSGIK; this is encoded by the coding sequence ATGAAAAAATTGAACTATGGCATCATCATTTTTTTAGGGATACTTTCATTCATCCCCCTCCTTTGGGTCATCATCACCTCTTTCTCTCCCGGGAATCAAGTGATCAACGGAGGCTTTCCGTTCTGGGTCTCGAATCCAACGGTTGAAAACTATGTCAACGCGTGGAAGACTGCACCATTTTTGCAGTATTACTTCAATACATTCGTCATCGTTTTTGGGGTGTTGATTGTCCAGTTAGTCACCGTTACGCTTGCGGCATATGCGTTTGCACGGGTGAATTTCAGAGGGAAGAATGTACTGTTCATCCTGTTCCTGCTGCAACTGATGATTCAGCCCGAAATCCTGTTATTCCCGAACTATCAGGTAATCAGCCAGCTTGGGCTTGTCAATACAAAACTCGCCGTCATGATGCCATATTGGGCTTCTGCATTTGGGGTATTCCTCATGCGCCAAACGTTCAAGCAAGTCCCGTTCGATCTTGATGAAGCGGCAAGAATGGACGGATGTAAATGGTATCAAACACTGTGGCATGTATATATCCCATCGGCGAAACCGACCTATATCGCATTTGCCCTGGTATCGGTCAGCCACCATTGGAGCAACTTCATGTGGCCGTTGATCATCACGGATTCTGTCGAGTCCCGGCCGTTGACCGTCGGACTTGCCCTCTTTGCACAATCATATGAAACGGGAGCGCAGTGGGGAATGGTCGCAGCCGGTACGGTAATGGTCATCATGCCTTTAGTGCTCGCCTTCTTCCTTTTTCAAAAACAATTCGTATCAAGCTTTATGCACTCAGGAATTAAATAG
- the pruA gene encoding L-glutamate gamma-semialdehyde dehydrogenase, whose amino-acid sequence MSNGIYNIPKPTNEPGNTYAPGTKERETLKAELERQAGIEVEIPVIINGEKIKTDTVKQVVMPHDHKHVLATYSQAGEKELRDAVEAAMAAKDSWSNMPWQHRASIFLKAADLISGPYRDVINAATMLGQSKTAYQTEIDAAQELADFLRFGVDYANQIYQMQPDSMKNIWNRLEYRALDGFVLAISPFNFTAIGGNLPSAPAIMGNVVVWKPATTAVLSNYYFMRILEEAGLPKGVINFVPSRGSQVSDVVLTDPRMSGFHFTGSTSVFQTIWKTVGENITNYKSYPRLVGETGGKDFVFAHETAQADKVVAALVRGAFEYQGQKCSAASRAYIPASMWEEVKNGVVEETAKLKVGDVRDFRNFMGAVIDKAAFDSITSYIDYAADSEEAEIIAGGTYDDSVGYFVQPTVIVTTNPNFKTMTEEIFGPVLTIYVYENEQLEETLTSVDTASMYALTGAIFAQDREAIMHLERRLSGAAGNFYINDKPTGAVINQQPFGGSRGSGTNDKAGSIFNMIRWTSPRIIKENFAPTTDIVYPFMDEE is encoded by the coding sequence ATGAGTAACGGAATTTACAACATCCCAAAACCAACAAATGAGCCTGGCAATACATATGCCCCAGGTACGAAAGAAAGAGAAACGTTAAAAGCTGAATTAGAACGCCAAGCTGGTATCGAGGTTGAAATCCCGGTCATCATCAATGGCGAGAAAATAAAGACCGATACAGTGAAACAAGTGGTTATGCCGCACGATCACAAACATGTATTGGCTACTTATTCACAAGCAGGTGAAAAAGAGCTTCGCGATGCAGTGGAAGCGGCAATGGCTGCGAAAGATTCTTGGTCCAATATGCCATGGCAGCACAGAGCATCGATCTTCTTGAAAGCTGCGGATTTGATCTCTGGTCCATACCGCGACGTCATCAATGCGGCCACAATGTTAGGACAATCCAAAACAGCGTACCAAACGGAAATTGATGCTGCACAAGAATTAGCGGATTTCTTACGCTTTGGCGTTGATTATGCAAACCAAATCTATCAAATGCAGCCAGATAGCATGAAAAACATCTGGAATCGTTTAGAATACCGTGCGTTAGATGGTTTCGTATTAGCTATCTCTCCGTTTAACTTCACAGCAATCGGTGGAAACCTGCCGTCAGCTCCTGCCATCATGGGGAACGTAGTTGTGTGGAAACCGGCAACAACGGCTGTACTATCAAACTACTACTTCATGCGAATCCTGGAAGAAGCTGGACTGCCTAAGGGCGTTATCAACTTCGTCCCATCACGTGGTTCACAAGTATCAGATGTGGTGTTAACAGACCCACGCATGTCCGGATTCCACTTCACTGGATCAACAAGCGTGTTCCAGACGATTTGGAAGACAGTCGGGGAAAACATCACAAACTACAAATCGTATCCTCGTTTAGTTGGGGAAACAGGCGGTAAAGACTTTGTCTTCGCTCACGAAACAGCTCAAGCAGACAAAGTTGTCGCTGCACTTGTTCGTGGTGCATTCGAATACCAAGGTCAAAAATGTTCAGCAGCTTCTCGTGCTTACATCCCTGCAAGCATGTGGGAAGAAGTGAAAAATGGTGTCGTGGAAGAAACGGCGAAGCTTAAAGTAGGGGATGTAAGAGACTTCAGGAACTTCATGGGTGCGGTCATTGACAAAGCTGCCTTTGATTCGATCACAAGCTACATCGACTATGCGGCTGATTCTGAAGAAGCTGAAATCATTGCCGGTGGTACGTATGATGATTCAGTTGGATACTTCGTTCAACCGACTGTCATCGTAACAACGAATCCAAACTTCAAAACGATGACCGAAGAAATTTTCGGACCAGTATTAACGATTTATGTATACGAAAATGAACAATTAGAAGAAACACTGACTTCAGTGGATACAGCTTCCATGTATGCATTAACGGGCGCAATCTTTGCGCAAGATCGTGAAGCGATCATGCACTTGGAACGACGTCTTTCCGGTGCAGCTGGTAACTTCTACATCAACGATAAACCAACTGGTGCCGTGATCAACCAACAACCATTCGGTGGTTCACGCGGTTCTGGTACAAACGATAAAGCAGGCTCTATTTTCAACATGATTCGTTGGACCAGCCCTCGTATCATCAAAGAAAACTTTGCTCCAACAACAGATATTGTCTATCCGTTTATGGATGAAGAATAA
- a CDS encoding permease: MMGISIATKWEYDATLEYFSVKENERFGYPYGEYFMRTINDAELVFYSTGVRKVNGVGGNQYMISKFNLTKVIVAGTCAGIDDTFSNLDIFVPDKAVQYDCTVKEIEPFIKQSFIVDIDLSNYGNDFYTGTIATADKAVVMWKDYLELKENEITIADTEAGAIAYICKKNDVECIIIKGISDFPTDERTSDKFESNIEQMNVYLENTPKVMNKIFGEYLKIFI, encoded by the coding sequence ATGATGGGAATAAGTATAGCGACGAAGTGGGAATATGATGCGACATTGGAGTACTTTAGCGTAAAAGAAAACGAACGTTTCGGTTATCCTTATGGCGAGTATTTCATGAGAACAATAAATGATGCTGAACTTGTTTTTTATAGTACCGGTGTAAGAAAAGTAAATGGTGTTGGTGGTAATCAGTATATGATTTCTAAATTTAATTTAACGAAAGTAATCGTTGCTGGAACATGTGCAGGAATAGATGATACGTTCAGTAATTTGGATATTTTTGTACCCGATAAAGCCGTTCAATATGATTGCACTGTAAAAGAAATTGAGCCTTTTATTAAACAATCTTTCATAGTCGATATTGATCTATCAAACTATGGAAATGATTTTTATACCGGAACTATTGCCACCGCTGATAAAGCAGTAGTGATGTGGAAGGACTATTTAGAACTGAAAGAAAACGAAATAACAATAGCCGATACAGAAGCGGGTGCAATTGCTTATATCTGTAAGAAGAATGATGTTGAATGCATTATCATTAAAGGAATATCTGATTTTCCAACAGATGAAAGAACCTCCGATAAGTTCGAATCGAACATTGAACAAATGAATGTTTATTTAGAAAACACACCAAAGGTGATGAACAAAATATTTGGCGAATATCTAAAAATATTTATTTAA
- a CDS encoding lamin tail domain-containing protein — translation MKNRSITRIAVLLALGIAGLLLLHAHSANAKETNPPLVITEIVTKSAGTGQPFEYVEIYNTTSEAINLQDYELQYFTSNFSSPANRWPIDDKIIQPKESLVLWLKKFAYPDVPLWDFNSNYDMYLTPDDVYEIKLTTSGQGLHDSSLRQVGIADAEDNILSTALINDGVVDGITNRSIIYKATISAAMEKLGNDEEPTPASLLSEQVTGPATPTNLTATPANQSITLEWEASEGAVSYTIYHPDGTTTSTDTTTSIMDGLENGQAYTFRVTAVDPEGNESPATKEVRAVPQEVVDSEAPATPTGLKATPGSDHVKLLWNANTERDLAGYRVYINGTFYGTVAPDMKSLIISPLELNREYSFEVTALDQVGNESEATAPLVTGPTENVPTPNLLITELIPNTDNYAGYDAFEYFELYNNSPDPIDLKGYRFASYNWDEEIGDTHILKPWDTVVIWTRNTAINPISQEAFNYNYFYSYSSKYLQEEDTIVLGDIAGLVNGGNTLTVYDPDGLEVVRAEYSGEDVSLKQTVTYSYPKDNTRTMEKLAAGQYPTPGWVVEDQAPDRPVSDEEAPETPTNLEASAGNGDAVLTWDASTESDLYRYHIYKDGELEFSIDPSQTSFTLYTLVGNQTYTLQVSAEDTSGNVSEKSDPVLVTPEHQIITQLERWEHEKDPAYQGLWDISSDGPVIAGLSQGLVPQGLTYYAKKDWLLTVSYVDDGIRPGTITVTDRKTGELVKSVVLYNTDGTPYTGHAGGVTVSRDHGWVASENHLFSFNLSDMVQAENNGEIQFTRQIPLPVEAAYTVYDEGILWVGEFYEANAYPTDPSHHIENRDGEMHYAWMIGFDLERNNDMLSEEHWNGSPDHDAVPDYVLSTTGKVQGAIMQKAARNGVTLSTSYGRANDSVLYRYEYPLKEDPHAHVTIDGKQVPLWFLDGHTAKPRQSIEAIPMPEGIVEVQKELYVVFESGADKYRYTTTYPMDRMLMIDMKKLMKDDKGME, via the coding sequence TTGAAAAACAGATCTATCACCCGTATAGCCGTCCTTCTTGCTTTAGGAATCGCAGGACTCTTATTGCTTCATGCTCACAGCGCAAACGCGAAAGAAACCAATCCGCCTCTTGTCATCACGGAAATCGTCACCAAATCCGCAGGCACCGGTCAGCCCTTTGAGTACGTCGAAATCTATAACACCACCTCAGAAGCAATCAATCTACAAGATTATGAGCTCCAATACTTCACTAGTAACTTCTCAAGCCCCGCTAACCGATGGCCCATCGACGACAAAATCATCCAGCCGAAAGAATCCCTGGTCCTCTGGTTAAAGAAATTCGCTTATCCTGATGTACCGCTGTGGGACTTCAACTCCAACTATGACATGTATCTCACTCCCGATGACGTATACGAAATCAAGCTGACGACATCCGGTCAGGGTTTGCATGACAGCAGCCTTCGCCAGGTAGGGATTGCGGATGCGGAGGACAATATTCTCAGTACAGCGCTCATTAATGATGGGGTAGTTGATGGCATCACTAACCGAAGTATCATTTACAAGGCCACTATCTCAGCTGCAATGGAGAAGCTCGGAAACGATGAAGAACCGACTCCTGCCAGCCTGTTGAGTGAACAAGTGACTGGTCCTGCGACACCAACCAACCTGACTGCAACACCCGCCAACCAATCAATCACCCTTGAGTGGGAAGCTTCAGAAGGTGCAGTCTCCTATACGATCTACCACCCTGATGGAACGACCACTTCAACGGACACGACCACTTCAATCATGGATGGATTGGAAAATGGTCAGGCATACACATTCCGGGTGACGGCTGTCGACCCGGAAGGAAACGAATCCCCGGCCACAAAAGAAGTCCGGGCTGTCCCACAGGAGGTCGTGGACAGTGAAGCCCCTGCTACCCCAACCGGACTGAAAGCAACTCCAGGCAGTGATCATGTCAAGTTATTGTGGAACGCCAATACAGAACGTGATCTTGCAGGTTACCGCGTCTACATTAATGGAACATTTTACGGTACAGTCGCCCCTGACATGAAGAGCTTGATTATCTCCCCTCTGGAATTGAACAGGGAGTACTCTTTCGAGGTAACGGCACTCGATCAAGTCGGAAACGAATCGGAAGCTACAGCACCACTCGTCACAGGACCGACAGAAAACGTACCGACACCCAACCTACTGATCACCGAATTGATTCCGAACACCGATAACTATGCAGGCTATGATGCCTTCGAATATTTTGAGCTTTATAACAACAGCCCGGACCCAATCGACCTGAAAGGGTACCGATTCGCTTCCTATAACTGGGATGAAGAAATCGGGGACACTCACATACTAAAGCCTTGGGATACAGTGGTGATTTGGACTAGAAATACAGCCATCAACCCTATTTCCCAGGAAGCATTCAATTATAACTATTTCTATTCGTACAGTAGCAAATATCTTCAAGAAGAGGATACGATCGTCCTCGGGGATATCGCCGGCCTGGTCAACGGCGGCAATACACTGACCGTTTATGACCCTGATGGACTCGAAGTCGTCAGAGCCGAATACTCTGGAGAGGACGTTTCTCTAAAACAAACCGTCACCTATTCCTATCCAAAGGATAATACCCGGACAATGGAAAAATTGGCAGCCGGCCAATATCCGACACCGGGATGGGTTGTGGAAGATCAAGCACCGGATCGCCCCGTGTCAGATGAAGAAGCACCGGAAACACCGACCAACCTTGAGGCATCAGCGGGGAACGGTGATGCCGTTTTGACCTGGGACGCTTCAACTGAATCAGATCTATACCGTTATCACATTTACAAAGATGGGGAACTTGAATTCTCCATAGATCCATCCCAGACATCATTTACGCTCTATACGTTAGTTGGTAATCAAACATACACGTTACAAGTGAGCGCGGAGGATACATCAGGAAATGTATCGGAAAAATCAGATCCTGTACTAGTCACTCCTGAACACCAGATCATCACCCAGCTGGAACGGTGGGAACATGAAAAAGATCCTGCCTACCAAGGTTTGTGGGATATCAGTTCGGACGGTCCGGTGATCGCTGGACTTTCCCAAGGGCTCGTGCCTCAAGGATTGACCTATTATGCAAAAAAAGACTGGCTGCTTACCGTCAGCTACGTCGATGATGGGATTCGGCCTGGTACCATTACCGTAACAGACCGAAAGACGGGAGAGTTGGTGAAGTCCGTTGTCCTTTACAATACGGACGGCACACCGTATACCGGTCATGCAGGCGGTGTGACCGTTAGTCGTGATCACGGCTGGGTGGCATCCGAGAATCACTTATTCAGTTTTAATTTAAGCGACATGGTACAGGCAGAAAATAACGGGGAAATCCAGTTCACAAGACAGATTCCATTACCGGTCGAAGCCGCTTATACCGTATATGATGAAGGCATCCTCTGGGTCGGGGAATTCTATGAGGCAAACGCCTACCCGACCGATCCATCTCATCATATTGAGAACCGGGATGGGGAAATGCATTACGCCTGGATGATCGGCTTTGATTTGGAACGGAACAACGACATGCTTAGTGAAGAGCATTGGAATGGATCTCCTGACCATGACGCGGTGCCGGATTACGTTCTTTCTACGACAGGAAAAGTCCAGGGAGCCATCATGCAGAAGGCTGCAAGGAATGGCGTCACTCTCAGTACCTCCTATGGAAGAGCAAACGATAGCGTGCTGTACCGATATGAATACCCGTTAAAAGAAGACCCTCATGCCCATGTAACCATTGATGGAAAGCAAGTACCTCTCTGGTTCCTTGATGGCCACACGGCAAAACCGCGTCAGAGCATAGAAGCCATTCCGATGCCTGAGGGAATCGTGGAAGTACAAAAAGAGCTCTACGTCGTGTTTGAATCCGGTGCTGATAAATATCGTTATACGACCACCTATCCGATGGACCGGATGCTTATGATCGATATGAAGAAGTTGATGAAGGATGATAAGGGGATGGAGTAG